In Rutidosis leptorrhynchoides isolate AG116_Rl617_1_P2 chromosome 2, CSIRO_AGI_Rlap_v1, whole genome shotgun sequence, one genomic interval encodes:
- the LOC139889533 gene encoding GDSL esterase/lipase EXL3-like — protein MLLFLIHKPFYFLLLLFSLPLHCKCNGNNVSIVPAVIVFGDSVVDTGNNNNLQTIFKVNYPPYGQDFSGGQPTGRFSNGKVPSDFFVEELGVKEVLPAYLDPNLRNEDLITGVNFASGGGGYDPLTSELASVISLEEQIELFKEYLEKVKSIAGDEVANTILNKGLFIVATGSNDVTNTYFNNPLRKYHYDFDSYTALMINSASSFLQNLYDLGARRIGVFGVPPIGCLPSQRTLQGGTQRECAQKYNELAVLFNNKLSTEINYLNLNLPYAKMVYIDGYYLPLDMIQNPTKYGFDVSNIGCCGTGTIEVAFLCKYTCTNVSEYVFWDSFHFTQDAYRIIVRDFLNKNINLIT, from the exons atgcTGCTTTTCCTCATTCATAAAccattttattttcttcttcttctgttttcgCTCCCATTACATTGCAAATGTAACGGGAACAATGTTTCGATAGTGCCGGCCGTTATAGTGTTTGGAGATTCAGTAGTAGATACAGGAAACAATAATAACTTGCAGACGATTTTTAAGGTGAATTATCCTCCTTATGGTCAAGACTTTTCTGGTGGCCAACCTACCGGAAGGTTTTCTAATGGCAAAGTTCCTTCTGATTTTTTTG TGGAAGAACTTGGTGTGAAAGAGGTATTGCCGGCATATCTTGACCCAAATTTACGCAATGAAGATCTAATCACAGGAGTAAATTTTGCATCTGGAGGTGGTGGATATGATCCCCTTACGTCTGAACTTGCG TCAGTGATATCACTGGAGGAACAAATAGAGTTATTCAAGGAGTACCTAGAGAAGGTGAAGTCAATAGCAGGGGATGAAGTAGCAAACACTATATTAAACAAAGGATTGTTTATTGTGGCAACCGGCAGCAATGATGTCACCAATACGTACTTCAATAACCCTTTAAGGAAATACCATTATGACTTTGACTCCTACACTGCCCTTATGATCAATTCTGCTTCATCCTTCTTACAG AACTTATACGATTTAGGAGCTCGAAGAATAGGTGTTTTTGGTGTACCACCAATAGGATGTTTACCATCACAAAGAACATTGCAAGGAGGAACACAAAGAGAATGTGCACAAAAGTACAACGAGTTAGCAGTGTTATTCAACAACAAACTATCAACCgaaattaattatttaaacctcAATCTCCCTTATGCAAAGATGGTTTACATTGATGGTTATTATCTtccactagacatgattcaaaatccTACAAAATATG GGTTTGATGTTTCAAATATCGGCTGTTGTGGCACGGGTACTATAGAGGTTGCGTTTTTATGCAAGTACACATGTACAAATGTGTCGGAATATGTATTTTGGGATAGCTTTCATTTTACCCAAGACGCATACAGAATCATTGTTCGCGATTTCCTCAACAAAAATATCAACTTAATAACGTGA
- the LOC139892813 gene encoding protein MITOFERRINLIKE 1, chloroplastic — MENPNSKSLSLINSLSIHHHHHHSLAADFNSLFTHLNTVILSSSSLSSSCSSVQLQSNLKFASTSISSQLNLNKQNPSSSSTPISLFKTLSVFERALIGAGAGGIAGAFTYVCLHPLDTIKTKLQTKGASKIYNNTFDAIVKTFKTKGIIEGFYSGVSAVIVGSTVSSAIYFGTCEFGKSLLSQFPNYPSFLIPPTAGAMGNIISSAIMVPKELITQRMQAGSVKGMRSWQVLLSILEKDGILGLYAGYSATLLRNLPAGVLSYSSFEYLKAAVLINSKQTNLEPFQSVCCGALAGAISASLTTPLDVVKTRLMTQINTEAVALGVSQTVKQILKEEGWIGFTQGMGPRVVHSACFSAIGYFAFETARLTILHHYLKRQKELQDVALATST; from the coding sequence ATGGAGAATCCCAATTCTAAATCGCTATCACTCATCAATTCATTATCcattcatcatcaccaccatcattcATTAGCTGCCGATTTCAATTCACTGTTCACCCATCTTAACACCGtcatcttatcatcatcatcattatcatcatcatgttCTTCTGTACAATTACAGAGCAATCTCAAATTCGCATCAACTTCAATCTCATCCCAATTGAACCTCAACAAACaaaacccatcatcatcatcaactccaATCTCTCTGTTCAAGACTCTGTCTGTTTTCGAACGAGCACTCATCGGCGCCGGTGCCGGCGGTATCGCCGGCGCATTTACTTACGTCTGTCTCCACCCACTCGACACCATCAAAACAAAACTGCAAACCAAAGGAGCATCCAAGATTTACAACAACACATTTGATGCAATTGTTAAAACTTTCAAAACCAAGGGTATAATTGAAGGTTTTTATTCAGGTGTTTCTGCTGTAATTGTTGGGTCAACTGTATCTTCAGCAATTTATTTTGGTACCTGTGAATTTGGTAAGTCTTTGTTGTCCCAATTCCCAAATTACCCTTCTTTTTTAATCCCTCCAACTGCTGGTGCAATGGGTAATATCATATCTTCAGCTATAATGGTTCCTAAAGAATTAATCACTCAAAGAATGCAAGCTGGGTCTGTTAAAGGAATGAGATCTTGGCAGGTTTTGTTATCAATTTTGGAAAAAGATGGAATCTTGGGTCTTTATGCAGGTTACTCTGCTACATTGCTTAGAAATTTGCCTGCTGGGGTTTTGAGTTATTCGTCTTTCGAGTACTTAAAAGCTGCTGTTTTGATCAACTCTAAACAAACAAATTTAGAGCCTTTTCAGAGTGTTTGTTGTGGGGCATTGGCTGGTGCCATTTCTGCTTCATTAACCACACCTTTGGATGTAGTTAAAACTAGGTTGATGACTCAGATTAACACAGAAGCAGTGGCTTTAGGTGTATCTCAGACAGTTAAGCAGATTTTGAAAGAAGAAGGCTGGATCGGGTTTACGCAAGGAATGGGACCGAGAGTTGTTCACAGTGCTTGTTTTTCGGCCATTGGGTATTTTGCGTTTGAGACCGCTAGGCTTACTATTTTGCATCACTATCTTAAAAGGCAAAAGGAGCTTCAGGACGTTGCTCTTGCCACTTCCACCTAA